One segment of Thermococcus profundus DNA contains the following:
- a CDS encoding ABC transporter substrate-binding protein — MKKTKIAVLVVFLVVFSVVASGCIGGGGSNTTSSSQSTTQSQGTSSSGQSQTTSSSSAGVAEQLVIGVTDKVTDLDPANAYDFYTWEVLNNVMEGLVKYKPGTLEIEPGLAEKWEVNNDSTVWTFHLRKGLKFDDGSPFTAQDVVRSINRIMTIKGDPSWLVTSFVDHVEAKDDYTVVFYLKHPTAYFLALLTTPPYFPVSPKYDNDKIDSDATFGGIGPYKITKWVRDQELVLEANPNYYGDQPKTKKIIIRFYNDASTMRLALQNGEIDIAWRTLRPTDIKSLKKNSKVSVIEVPGAFIRYVCLNTKIDPTKEVKVRQALAAAINRQEISNVVFQGTVEPLYSLIPNGMWSHKDVFKDAYGDANLDKAKQLLQEAGYSKDNPLKITLWYTPTHYGDTEASLAQVLKSEWEKTGMIKVDIKSAEWNTYTDYARKGQMQVYLLGWYPDYLDPDDYTTPFLDGDANGWAGTGYNNTQMNTILRKAQTITDQNQRAKLYEQAQDILAQDVPYIPLIQGKLFVVTQKSVKGVTIGPDMIFHYSTVYKTG; from the coding sequence ATGAAGAAAACCAAGATTGCAGTTTTGGTTGTTTTTTTGGTTGTTTTTTCTGTAGTTGCCAGCGGCTGTATTGGAGGCGGCGGTAGCAACACCACGAGTTCGAGCCAGTCCACTACCCAGAGTCAGGGCACCTCAAGCTCTGGTCAGTCCCAGACGACGTCGAGTTCCAGCGCTGGAGTTGCGGAACAGCTCGTTATTGGAGTTACCGACAAGGTTACTGACCTCGATCCAGCGAACGCCTACGACTTCTATACCTGGGAGGTTCTCAACAACGTCATGGAGGGCCTCGTGAAGTACAAACCTGGAACCCTGGAGATAGAGCCCGGCCTCGCCGAGAAGTGGGAGGTAAACAACGACTCAACCGTCTGGACATTCCACCTGAGGAAGGGTCTTAAGTTTGACGACGGAAGCCCGTTCACGGCCCAAGATGTGGTCAGGAGCATAAACAGGATCATGACCATAAAGGGAGATCCCTCTTGGCTCGTAACCAGCTTCGTTGACCACGTCGAGGCCAAAGATGACTACACCGTCGTCTTCTACCTCAAGCACCCGACTGCCTACTTCCTGGCCCTGCTCACGACCCCACCGTACTTCCCGGTGAGCCCGAAGTACGACAACGACAAGATCGACAGCGACGCCACCTTTGGCGGAATCGGCCCGTACAAGATAACCAAGTGGGTCCGCGACCAGGAGCTCGTCCTTGAGGCGAACCCCAACTACTACGGCGACCAGCCCAAGACCAAGAAGATAATCATCAGGTTCTACAACGACGCCTCGACAATGAGGCTCGCCCTCCAGAACGGTGAGATAGATATAGCCTGGAGAACCCTGAGGCCGACCGACATAAAGAGCCTCAAGAAGAACAGCAAGGTCAGCGTTATAGAGGTTCCCGGAGCGTTCATAAGGTACGTATGTCTGAACACCAAGATCGACCCCACTAAGGAAGTTAAGGTGAGGCAGGCCCTTGCGGCCGCGATCAACAGGCAGGAGATATCGAACGTCGTCTTCCAGGGAACCGTTGAGCCTCTCTACAGCCTTATCCCGAACGGAATGTGGAGCCACAAGGACGTCTTCAAGGATGCTTACGGAGACGCCAACCTCGACAAGGCTAAGCAGCTCCTCCAGGAAGCCGGCTACTCCAAGGACAACCCGCTCAAGATAACGCTCTGGTACACACCGACTCACTACGGTGACACCGAGGCTTCCCTGGCCCAGGTTCTCAAGAGCGAGTGGGAGAAGACGGGCATGATCAAGGTCGATATAAAGAGCGCCGAGTGGAACACCTACACCGACTACGCTAGGAAGGGCCAGATGCAGGTTTATCTCCTCGGCTGGTACCCGGACTACCTCGACCCAGATGACTACACCACTCCGTTCCTCGACGGAGACGCCAACGGCTGGGCTGGAACAGGCTACAACAACACCCAGATGAACACCATACTCAGGAAGGCCCAGACCATAACCGACCAGAACCAGAGGGCTAAGCTGTACGAGCAGGCCCAGGACATCCTGGCCCAGGACGTTCCGTACATACCGCTTATACAGGGCAAGCTCTTCGTCGTGACCCAGAAGAGCGTTAAGGGCGTCACCATCGGTCCGGACATGATATTCCACTACAGCACCGTCTACAAGACGGGCTGA
- a CDS encoding ABC transporter permease, translating to MARGLGRYILIRALMIIPMILILYTIVFLFLRILPGNPILAVVGTKNIPPEQLHHLEHLAGLDKPPYVQYFDYLWKMLRGDLGVTLASPMGKSVASYIKLRLPATVELTIFAFTVSVLLGLATGVLGAVKKGTKVDTGMRVYSIIAYTLFIPWFGMMLQYLFGVRLHWLPTSGRIDPGINFHSITGFYVLDALFQGNWAALKSVLAHLVLPSITLGIVLSGAYTRLVRNNMVDVLSQDFIRAYLARGVPERKVLWYALKNAFIPVVTLMGLQFAILLGGAVLTETTFNWPGMGTFIMERINYRDYNSIQGAVIVFALFVGLISLIVDVIYALLDPRVEY from the coding sequence TTGGCTCGGGGACTTGGCAGGTACATCTTAATCCGGGCGTTGATGATAATCCCCATGATACTCATCCTGTACACGATCGTTTTCCTGTTCCTGAGAATTCTTCCCGGCAACCCCATTCTCGCGGTTGTGGGAACGAAAAATATCCCGCCTGAGCAGCTTCACCACCTAGAGCACCTTGCCGGTTTGGACAAGCCGCCTTACGTCCAGTACTTTGACTACCTCTGGAAGATGCTCCGCGGTGATCTTGGCGTGACCCTCGCGTCCCCGATGGGAAAATCGGTCGCCAGCTACATAAAGCTCCGCCTTCCAGCTACGGTTGAACTCACGATCTTCGCCTTCACGGTCAGCGTTCTCCTTGGGCTGGCCACCGGTGTTCTGGGCGCCGTTAAGAAGGGGACGAAGGTTGATACCGGGATGAGGGTCTACAGCATAATCGCTTACACCCTGTTCATACCATGGTTCGGCATGATGCTCCAGTACCTCTTCGGCGTCAGGCTCCACTGGCTCCCAACCTCCGGGAGGATCGATCCGGGGATAAACTTCCATTCAATAACAGGCTTCTACGTTCTCGACGCCCTCTTTCAGGGCAACTGGGCGGCTTTGAAGAGTGTTTTAGCGCACCTGGTTCTGCCCAGCATAACCCTTGGAATAGTCCTCAGCGGCGCCTACACGCGTCTGGTCAGGAACAACATGGTCGATGTCCTCAGCCAGGACTTCATAAGGGCGTACCTCGCCAGGGGTGTTCCCGAGAGGAAAGTCCTCTGGTATGCCCTCAAGAACGCCTTCATCCCCGTGGTAACGCTGATGGGACTCCAGTTCGCGATACTCCTCGGGGGTGCGGTTTTGACGGAGACGACCTTCAACTGGCCTGGCATGGGAACGTTCATCATGGAGAGGATAAACTACCGCGACTACAACTCGATCCAGGGTGCTGTGATAGTCTTCGCGCTCTTCGTCGGCCTGATCAGCCTGATAGTGGACGTCATCTACGCCCTCCTCGATCCGAGGGTGGAGTACTAA
- a CDS encoding ABC transporter permease → MRVIDYLVKPLRERRPGRGLMIFGLSVVLVVLFMALLAPWISPYDPTEIGPDIFSPPSWKHPMGTNSLGQDVFSRIIWGSRIILYVVAIATTLSIVIGVPLGLLSGYHGGKTDRTLSMIMDSVYSFPSLILAIVIAVVLGPSPINTAVAISFVYVPTYFRMVRGQTLSLKGQLFVEAAMAMGVKDREIMRKYILPNVLPTVLVVFTLSVADAILTEAGLSFLGLSVTPPTPDWGYDLHVGQPFLLDGYWWLAFFPGIMIMLLAMGFAMIGEAINERFSLGTR, encoded by the coding sequence ATGAGGGTGATAGACTATCTGGTAAAGCCCCTCCGTGAGAGGAGGCCTGGTAGGGGACTCATGATCTTTGGGCTGTCGGTGGTTTTAGTCGTTCTCTTCATGGCCCTGCTGGCCCCGTGGATCTCCCCTTACGACCCGACTGAAATAGGTCCGGACATATTCTCTCCCCCCAGCTGGAAGCACCCGATGGGGACCAACAGCCTCGGACAGGACGTTTTCTCAAGGATAATCTGGGGATCGCGGATAATCCTCTACGTGGTTGCCATCGCCACAACCCTCTCTATAGTAATAGGAGTCCCCCTTGGCCTGCTCTCTGGGTACCACGGCGGCAAGACTGACAGAACCCTGAGCATGATAATGGACAGCGTCTACTCCTTTCCGTCCCTCATACTGGCCATAGTCATAGCCGTCGTTCTGGGCCCCAGTCCCATCAACACAGCCGTGGCAATAAGCTTCGTCTACGTGCCCACCTACTTCAGGATGGTGCGCGGCCAGACCCTCAGCCTCAAGGGACAGCTCTTCGTCGAGGCGGCGATGGCCATGGGCGTTAAGGACAGGGAGATCATGCGCAAGTACATACTGCCGAACGTTCTGCCCACCGTTTTGGTGGTGTTCACGCTGAGCGTTGCCGATGCCATCCTGACGGAGGCGGGTCTGAGCTTCCTGGGACTGTCCGTTACGCCGCCAACTCCCGACTGGGGCTACGACCTCCATGTTGGACAGCCCTTCCTGCTGGACGGCTACTGGTGGCTGGCCTTCTTCCCGGGAATAATGATCATGCTCCTGGCAATGGGCTTCGCCATGATAGGCGAGGCAATAAACGAGAGGTTTTCCCTTGGAACGAGGTGA
- a CDS encoding ABC transporter ATP-binding protein, with the protein MLLEVKNLSVYYYTLSGVVKGAENVSFSLEEGEWITFVGESGSGKSTVAQAVMNLVPSPGRIVSGEVLFRGRDLVKMKPEELRSIRGKEITMVFQDPMTSLDPLRKVGDQIVEAMVVHGVPEDEARERAKDLFEKVNLPADRLDYYPHQLSGGQRQRVSIAIAMAFNPKLLIADEPTTALDVIVQDAIMDLLDNMKSEGTTIYFVTHDISLAAERSDRIAVMYAGKLVELGTVEQIVESPLHPYTKALLEAVPDLWKEGEVKAIPGYPPDLRNPPRGCRFHPRCPLARAGVCDSEEPELREVEKGHLVACHFPGGWKE; encoded by the coding sequence ATGCTCCTTGAAGTCAAAAACCTCAGTGTGTACTACTACACGCTCTCGGGGGTTGTCAAAGGTGCGGAAAACGTGTCCTTCTCCCTGGAGGAGGGGGAGTGGATAACCTTCGTCGGAGAAAGCGGGAGTGGAAAGTCAACCGTGGCCCAGGCCGTCATGAACCTCGTTCCGTCCCCCGGGAGGATAGTCTCGGGTGAAGTTCTTTTCAGGGGCAGGGATCTGGTGAAGATGAAGCCGGAGGAACTGAGATCCATACGGGGAAAGGAGATAACAATGGTCTTCCAGGATCCGATGACCAGCCTCGATCCCCTTAGAAAGGTTGGAGACCAGATAGTCGAGGCAATGGTCGTTCACGGTGTTCCTGAGGATGAAGCCAGGGAGAGGGCCAAGGATCTCTTTGAAAAGGTCAATCTCCCGGCGGACAGGCTGGACTACTACCCCCACCAGCTCTCGGGTGGACAGAGGCAGAGGGTCAGCATAGCCATAGCAATGGCCTTCAACCCGAAGCTCCTGATAGCCGACGAACCGACGACCGCCCTCGACGTCATAGTCCAGGACGCCATCATGGATCTCCTCGACAACATGAAGTCCGAGGGGACTACGATCTACTTCGTCACCCACGATATCTCCCTGGCAGCTGAGAGGAGCGACAGGATAGCCGTCATGTACGCCGGAAAGCTCGTCGAACTCGGAACTGTGGAGCAGATAGTTGAGAGCCCGCTCCACCCGTACACCAAGGCCCTTCTAGAAGCCGTCCCGGATCTGTGGAAGGAGGGAGAAGTTAAGGCCATCCCCGGTTACCCGCCCGACCTGAGAAACCCGCCGAGGGGCTGCCGCTTCCACCCGCGCTGTCCCCTTGCGAGGGCAGGGGTGTGCGACAGTGAAGAACCGGAGCTCAGGGAAGTTGAGAAGGGACACCTCGTTGCCTGCCACTTCCCAGGGGGGTGGAAGGAATGA
- a CDS encoding ABC transporter ATP-binding protein, translating to MSEPLLRVENLRKYFPIKRSVMEALRKVPPRYVKAVDGISFEIERGEVLALIGESGCGKTTAGRTVLRLIEPTDGRIIFDGTDITKLSKDELRPFRRRMQIIFQDPYSSLSPRMKIGDAIAHPLLVHGLADKEEAREIVLKMLKRVGLTPEDEFYDRYPHHLSGGQRQRVVIARAMVLKPEFVVADEAVSMIDVSMRASILDLLESFEREYNLSQLFITHDIAVGKLIADRIAVMYLGKIVEIGPTEEVLKNPAHPYTMALIQAVPSIAVRKKERKFKIAGEVPNAANIPPGCRFHPRCPFADEKCRSEEPKLIEVSHNHFVACHHPLG from the coding sequence ATGAGCGAGCCCCTCCTCAGGGTCGAGAACCTCAGGAAGTACTTCCCAATAAAGAGGAGCGTAATGGAAGCCCTCAGAAAAGTGCCACCGAGGTACGTAAAGGCCGTTGACGGCATAAGCTTCGAGATAGAGAGGGGTGAGGTTCTGGCCCTCATAGGCGAAAGCGGCTGCGGAAAGACGACCGCCGGAAGAACGGTCCTGCGGCTGATAGAGCCGACCGACGGGAGGATAATCTTCGATGGAACGGACATAACAAAGCTCTCGAAGGATGAACTGAGGCCCTTCAGGAGGAGGATGCAGATAATCTTCCAGGATCCTTACTCCAGTTTAAGCCCGAGGATGAAAATCGGGGATGCCATAGCTCACCCCCTCCTCGTTCACGGACTTGCCGACAAGGAGGAGGCCAGGGAAATCGTCCTGAAGATGCTCAAGCGCGTCGGATTGACCCCCGAGGACGAGTTCTACGACCGCTATCCCCACCACCTCAGCGGTGGCCAGAGGCAGAGGGTCGTTATAGCCAGGGCGATGGTGCTGAAGCCAGAGTTCGTGGTTGCTGACGAGGCTGTCTCAATGATAGACGTCTCCATGCGCGCCTCCATACTTGATCTCCTCGAGAGCTTCGAAAGGGAGTACAACCTCAGCCAGCTCTTCATAACCCACGACATAGCCGTCGGAAAGCTCATAGCGGACAGGATAGCGGTGATGTACCTCGGAAAGATAGTCGAGATAGGCCCCACTGAGGAAGTCCTCAAGAACCCCGCTCACCCCTACACAATGGCCCTCATCCAGGCCGTCCCCTCCATAGCCGTCAGGAAGAAGGAGAGGAAGTTTAAGATAGCCGGCGAGGTTCCAAACGCCGCGAACATACCGCCTGGCTGTCGCTTCCACCCAAGGTGCCCCTTCGCGGACGAGAAGTGCAGGAGCGAGGAGCCGAAGCTGATCGAGGTGAGCCACAACCACTTCGTCGCCTGCCACCACCCGCTCGGGTGA
- a CDS encoding Mut7-C RNAse domain-containing protein: MKFIADMMLGRLARWLRLYGYNTLYGIVDDDDIIKRALEGGRVIITRDEGLAEKANAAGVEVFLLSSNSLEGQVEELRRFGVEFRELFPANARCPKCNGPIERVPKEEVKGRVPESVYEKYEEFYVCKDCGQIYWPGRQWREMLKIDRKLRLGKSKEED; encoded by the coding sequence ATGAAGTTCATCGCCGACATGATGCTTGGAAGATTGGCGAGATGGCTTAGGCTGTACGGCTACAATACCCTCTACGGGATAGTTGACGATGATGACATCATTAAGAGAGCCCTTGAGGGGGGCAGGGTAATTATAACCCGCGATGAGGGGCTTGCGGAGAAGGCTAATGCGGCGGGGGTAGAAGTCTTTCTCCTCTCCTCCAACTCCCTGGAGGGACAGGTCGAGGAGCTGAGGAGATTTGGCGTCGAGTTCAGGGAGCTCTTCCCGGCGAACGCCCGCTGTCCAAAGTGCAATGGGCCGATAGAGAGGGTTCCGAAGGAAGAAGTAAAGGGCAGAGTACCGGAAAGCGTTTATGAAAAATACGAAGAGTTCTACGTGTGTAAGGACTGTGGCCAGATCTACTGGCCCGGGAGGCAGTGGAGGGAGATGCTTAAGATTGATAGAAAGCTCAGGCTGGGGAAATCAAAGGAGGAGGATTAA
- a CDS encoding MBL fold metallo-hydrolase has translation MLVYFIGTGGSEGIPAHLCTCSSCNQARRFGFAQRRPSTLAVITENQKAVLFDVGTDIRDFLNVPLEAIFLTHWHHDHIYGLYKLRWMAKETELYAPKGHADALILNDPKNLRPKTLKPGDTLKVDTLKITAIKLNHDVETLGYLIEEDGKSVAILYDTKGLSEETWEFLKERAPLRLAIVDATYPPGTDDPNHNNVDEAAEIGLQLAERTVLSHISHKNLPFLELVEYVRKRWGTKVLVAYDGMVFYV, from the coding sequence ATGCTCGTCTACTTCATCGGCACCGGCGGAAGCGAGGGAATTCCAGCACATCTATGCACCTGCTCCTCATGCAATCAAGCCAGAAGATTCGGTTTCGCCCAGAGAAGACCCTCGACGCTCGCGGTGATCACTGAAAACCAGAAGGCAGTCCTCTTCGACGTTGGCACTGACATAAGGGACTTCCTCAACGTTCCGCTTGAAGCTATCTTCCTGACCCACTGGCACCACGATCACATCTACGGCCTCTACAAGCTCCGCTGGATGGCAAAGGAGACTGAACTCTACGCCCCAAAAGGACACGCCGATGCCCTCATCCTCAACGACCCCAAAAACCTGAGGCCGAAGACGCTTAAACCCGGCGATACTCTGAAAGTTGATACGCTTAAAATAACGGCCATAAAGCTCAACCATGACGTTGAAACCCTCGGCTACCTCATCGAAGAGGACGGGAAGAGCGTGGCTATTCTCTACGACACCAAAGGCCTCTCCGAAGAAACCTGGGAGTTCCTGAAGGAGAGAGCACCGCTGAGGCTCGCTATTGTGGACGCGACCTACCCGCCGGGAACCGACGATCCTAATCACAACAACGTGGATGAAGCCGCGGAAATTGGCCTCCAACTGGCGGAGAGAACCGTTTTAAGCCACATTTCCCATAAAAACCTTCCCTTCTTGGAACTGGTGGAGTACGTTAGAAAGAGATGGGGAACAAAGGTTCTTGTCGCCTACGACGGGATGGTGTTCTACGTCTGA
- a CDS encoding nitroreductase family protein — translation MRVLELAKRRKTIRQFLPDRPPKEEVMKAIKAAKEAPSGMNAQPWKFVVVDDDWLKAKIREVCEREEEKFYSKTKGDLMAWLNAKGFKPEKPFLSEVPYLILVFGHTKAPYWLQSTWIAVGYLLLALEELGLGTVTYTPPNPKPVEELLNAPKDYKLQTILPVGYPADPKPKYERKKLEDVVSFNGF, via the coding sequence ATGCGCGTCCTTGAGCTCGCTAAGAGGAGGAAGACCATCAGGCAGTTCCTCCCGGACAGGCCCCCAAAGGAGGAGGTAATGAAGGCGATAAAGGCTGCGAAGGAAGCTCCTTCCGGGATGAACGCCCAGCCATGGAAGTTCGTCGTTGTTGACGACGACTGGCTGAAGGCTAAAATCCGCGAAGTCTGTGAGAGGGAAGAGGAGAAGTTCTACTCAAAAACCAAGGGCGATCTGATGGCCTGGCTGAACGCGAAGGGCTTCAAGCCGGAGAAGCCGTTCCTGAGTGAAGTGCCTTACCTGATCCTTGTCTTCGGCCACACGAAGGCACCGTACTGGCTCCAGTCAACGTGGATCGCCGTCGGCTACCTCCTGCTGGCGCTTGAGGAACTCGGCCTCGGAACCGTGACCTACACCCCACCGAACCCCAAACCCGTGGAGGAACTGCTGAACGCCCCGAAGGATTACAAGCTCCAGACGATACTGCCCGTCGGATACCCGGCGGATCCAAAGCCGAAATACGAGAGGAAAAAGCTGGAAGACGTGGTGAGCTTCAACGGCTTCTGA